A genomic window from Nicotiana sylvestris chromosome 11, ASM39365v2, whole genome shotgun sequence includes:
- the LOC138880837 gene encoding uncharacterized protein, which yields MVDGGSSVDVCPLSTLPSMKINTDRIRHSNVHIRAFDGSARDTMGEINLTMTIGPVDFEIVFQVVDMVTSYNFLLGRPWIHTARAVPSTLHQMLKFEHDGQEIIVHGEDESSVYKDPLIPCIEAKEGSESIRLLKWLLWTMSRKESPFCILVFPPHLVVIQISQDDFLLMPALITCMQNSCPDLEKQSNIEITHQEVEYEEDEIVEEIKRELEQFENKPKPNLNETETINIGSPEEHEIQSFVDCYAGYHQILMDEDDAEKTAFTTPWGTYCYRVMPFGLKNAGATYMRAMTTIFHDMMHKEIELYIDDVIIKSKTQADHVCDLKKFFERLRRYDLKLNPAKCAFGVPAGKLLGFIVSRRGIELDPSKIKSI from the exons ATGGTTGATGGAGGCTCAAGTGTAGATGTatgccctctctctactttgccaagcatgAAGATCAATACAGACAGAATCCGGCATAGCAATGTTCACATACGGGCTTTCGATGGCTCAGCGAGAGACACCATGGGGGAAATCAACCTCACCATGACGATTGGGCCGGTGGACTTTGAGATTGTTTTCCAAGTAGTGGACATGGTCACTTCTTATAACTTtcttcttggaaggccatggatccataCAGCCCGAGCTGTGCCATCCACCTTACACCAGATGCTCAAATTCGAACATGACGGGCAAGAAATTATTGTTCACGGAGAAGACGAGTCTTCCGTTTATAAAGACCCGTTAATCCCCTGTATTGAGGCCAAAGAAGGGTCTGAGTCCATCAGGCTTTTGAAGTGGTTGTTGTGGACCATGTCGAGGAAGGAAAGCCCATTCTGCATCCTTGTCTTTCCGCCACATCT ggttgtaatccaaatatcTCAGGATGATT TTTTGTTAATGCCGGCTTTAATAACATGCATGCAGAATTCATGCCCAGATCTTGAAAAGCAGTCTAATATCGAAATAACGCATCAAGAGGTTGAATATGAGGAAGATGAGAttgttgaggaaataaaaagagagttggaacaatttgaaaacaagCCCAAGCCAAACCTCAATGAAACTGAGACGATTAATATCGGAAGTCCTGAAGAG catgagatccaatcatttgtggattgctatgctgggtaccaccaaattctaatggatgaggatGATGCAGAAAAGACCGCTTTCACCACGCCATGGGGTACCTATTGTtatagggtcatgccattcggtttaaagaatgcaggggcaacttacatgagggccatgaccaccatttttcacgacatgatgcacaaagagattgagTTATATATCGACgatgtcatcataaaatcaaagacacaagCCGATCATGTGTGTGATTTGAAAAAGTTCTTCGAACGGCTTCGTAGGTATGACCTTAAGCTTAATccagccaagtgtgcatttggggtcccAGCTGGGAAACTCCTCGGTTTTATAGTCAGCCGGAGAGGCATCGAATTGGATCCATCTAAGATAAAGTCCATTTGA
- the LOC138880836 gene encoding uncharacterized protein — protein sequence MFPHIHLPRGFKTPKFEKYDGHDDPIAHLKRYCNQLRGTGGKEELLMAYFGESLVGVASEWFIDQDISHCHVWDDMAQAFVKQFQYNIDIAPDRNSLSNMKKKPTESFREYAIKWREQAARVKPPMDNHELITVFLEAQEPDYFQNMMSAMGRPFAEAIKIGKMVENGLKTGRIVRAPAPRGPRPQQQNFRAPYNARPRQDYGREKRPTEKFTPLAESYSSLFQKLKQMGVIGPISPHHMHPNSHGFQANARCEYHSGAPGHSTDDCWTLKGAIERLISEKLIVVTNGEDPSNVTNNPLLEHNDVHFVGMIDRDQEYKLVGQTEMTVGAIREGISLEARPSRDVPLIVKGVPNSENVTLFVPKVSRLDVCSNVPSPRLYVLGGHPVTRQNRGSANGITEPIIIKPAMQPPVTNTKTVPWN from the exons atgttccctcacatcCATTTACCACGAGGGTTCaagaccccaaaatttgagaaatatgatggacacgatgaccctatcgcccacttgaaaaggtactgcaaccagctGAGGGGTACGGGAGGAAAGGAAGAACTGCTGATGGCTTACTTTGGAGAAAGCCTTGTGGGGGTAGCTTCTGAATGGTTCATTGACCAAGACATCTCTCACTGTCATGTTTGGGATGACATGGCCCAGGCCTTCGTCAAGCAATTCCAATACAATATTGATATTGcaccagaccgcaattccctatccaatatgaagaaaaagccgacagaaagctttagggagtacgccatcaagtggagggagcaggcggccagagttaagccacccatggataatCATGAGTTGATCACTGTCTTTTTGGAGGCTCAAGAGCctgattatttccaaaacatgatgtctgcaatgggtaGGCCTTTTgctgaagcaatcaagatagggaAAATGGTCGAAAATGGCTTAAAGACTGGCAGAATT GTACGGGCACCAGCTCCAAGGGGCCCCCGACCTCAGCAACAAAATTTTCGGGCACCCTACAATGCTCGTCCCAGGCAGGATTATGGTCGAGAGAAGAGGCCGACAGAAAAATTCACTCCATTGGCTGAATCATACTCTAGTCTATTCCAGAAGCTGAAGCAAATGGGCGTGATTGGACCCATCTCTCCCCACCATATGCATCCGAATTCACATGGATTTCAAgcaaatgctagatgtgaatatcatTCAGGTGCCCCAGGGCATAGCACCGATGATTGTTGGACTCTGAAAGGAGCCATAGAAAGACTCATTTCTGAAAAATTAATTGTAGTAACGAATGGCGAGGACCCTTCTAATGTGACAAATAACCCGTTGCTGGAACACAACGATGTTCATTTCGTGGGAATGATTGACCGAGATCAGGAATACAAGCTGGTCGGCCAAACAGAAATGACAGTGGGAGCAATTCGAGAAGGAATAAGTCTGGAAGCAAGACCAAGCCGAGATGTGCCGTTGATTGTGAAAGGCGTCCCGAACTCAGAAAATGTAACTTTATTTGTGCCCAAGGTCTCGAGGTTAGACGTTTGCTCCAATGTTCCAAGCCCAAGGTTGTATGTCCTTGGAGGACACCCCGTCACAAGGCAGAATCGGGGCAGTGCAAATGGCATAACAGAGCCGATCATAATCAAACCTGCCATGCAACCCCCTGTGACAAACACGAAAACTGTCCCTTGGAACTAG